The following is a genomic window from Pseudothermotoga thermarum DSM 5069.
TTGCTTTTGCAACACACGGTGTTTTGTCTGGAAAAGCTGTGGAAAGAATTGTTCAAAGCGAAGTTGAAAAAGTTTATATAACAGATACGATTCATCACGAAAATCTTCCAGAAAAGTTTCAAGTGGTGAGTGTCGCTTCATTGTTAGGTGAGGCAATAATAAGAATTCGCAGGAATCTTTCTGTTAGTATACTATTTAGATAAGATTCGCAAGGGAGGTTGTAAAAATGGAGATCAAAGCAGCTGTTAGAGAGGTAACGGGCAAAAGACCGGTAAGGCGCCTGAGAAAACAAGGCTTCATACCTGGGGTTGTCTATGGACCGGATGTAGAACCCATCAATATAGTTTTAGAAGCAAACCAATTCAAAAAACTCGTAGGTAAAATCTCCGAATCTGTACCTATAAAACTCGTTCTTGAGCGCGAAGGGAAAACTGAGGTTTTTGACGTGTTCATGAAAAAAGTGCAAATCGATAAGGTAACCGACGAGATACTGCATATAGATTTCTACAAGCCAGCTGCTGGTCGAACAATGAAGATCAACATACCTGTTAAGATTGTCGGTAAAGCTATCGGAGTCGAAAAGGGAGGAATTCTAGAAGTAATGAGAAACGAAATACCAGTTGAAACACTTCCAACCGCTGTTTTGGAATACATAGAAGTCGATGTGAGCAACTTAGATGTAGGAGATTCTTTACACGTTGGTGATCTCAAGTTGCCTGAGGGAATGAAAACCTTGTTGTCAAAAGATGAGGTAGTTGTAACTGTACTCTCGCCTGCTGGTGAGGAAGAGGAAACAAGCGTTTCTCAAGCAGCTCCAACAGAACCTGAGGTTATAAAGAAAGGTAAGAAAGAAGAAGAGGAGGAAGAAGAATAACCACGTTACCTTTGGTAGTAGTTGGCCTAGGAAATCCTGGGCCAAAATATGCTTTTAACAGGCACAACGTTGGTTTCATGGTTGTTGATAGATTTGCAGAAATAAATCGTTGCAAGTGGGTTTTGCAGAAATTGTATGCAGAAAGTTGTTGTGGAAATTTTTGGCTTCTGAAACCTTTAACGTATATGAACGCAAGCGGGGTCGCGGTAAGGGAATTTTTGACCTCCGCTTGCTTATCTGTAAA
Proteins encoded in this region:
- a CDS encoding 50S ribosomal protein L25 — protein: MEIKAAVREVTGKRPVRRLRKQGFIPGVVYGPDVEPINIVLEANQFKKLVGKISESVPIKLVLEREGKTEVFDVFMKKVQIDKVTDEILHIDFYKPAAGRTMKINIPVKIVGKAIGVEKGGILEVMRNEIPVETLPTAVLEYIEVDVSNLDVGDSLHVGDLKLPEGMKTLLSKDEVVVTVLSPAGEEEETSVSQAAPTEPEVIKKGKKEEEEEEE